One segment of Solidesulfovibrio sp. DNA contains the following:
- the fhcD gene encoding formylmethanofuran--tetrahydromethanopterin N-formyltransferase, with product MRINGVEIVDTFAEAFPMHGARVRVTAASDRWARQAALAATGFATSVIGCGIEAGIEGPSPATPDGRPGLDCLFFGMSRDALEKQLLKRVGQAIMTAPTSACFDGGLPECRDQEPVSLPIGGKIRYFGDGFQASKVIDGRRYWRVPVMEGEFVIDESFATAKGVGGGNFMILAESAEAALAAAEAAVAAIATLRGVILPFPGGIVRSGSQVGSRYAFLPASTNIAFCPTIRGRVPGTVLPRGVNSVLEIVIDGLTPEAVAEATRLGVLAACAPGVVRITAGNYGGKLGKHHFHLCRLLG from the coding sequence ATGCGGATAAATGGCGTGGAAATCGTGGACACCTTCGCCGAGGCCTTCCCCATGCACGGCGCCCGGGTGCGGGTCACGGCCGCAAGCGACCGCTGGGCCCGCCAGGCCGCCCTGGCCGCCACCGGTTTCGCCACCTCGGTCATCGGCTGCGGCATCGAGGCCGGCATCGAGGGCCCCTCGCCGGCAACGCCCGACGGGAGGCCGGGCCTGGATTGCCTGTTCTTCGGCATGTCGCGCGACGCCCTGGAAAAGCAGCTCCTCAAGCGCGTCGGCCAGGCCATCATGACCGCGCCCACCTCGGCCTGCTTCGACGGCGGCCTGCCCGAATGCCGCGATCAGGAGCCGGTGAGCCTGCCCATCGGCGGCAAGATCCGCTACTTCGGCGACGGCTTCCAGGCCAGCAAGGTCATCGACGGCCGGCGCTACTGGCGCGTTCCGGTCATGGAGGGCGAGTTCGTCATCGACGAGTCCTTCGCCACGGCCAAGGGCGTGGGCGGCGGCAACTTCATGATCCTGGCCGAATCGGCCGAGGCGGCCCTGGCCGCGGCCGAGGCGGCGGTCGCGGCCATCGCCACCCTGCGCGGCGTCATTTTGCCCTTCCCGGGCGGCATCGTGCGCAGCGGCAGCCAGGTCGGCTCGCGCTACGCCTTCCTGCCCGCCTCCACCAACATCGCCTTCTGCCCGACCATCCGGGGCCGGGTGCCCGGCACCGTGCTGCCGCGCGGCGTCAATTCCGTGCTCGAAATCGTCATCGACGGCCTGACGCCCGAAGCCGTGGCCGAGGCCACGCGGCTGGGCGTCCTGGCCGCCTGTGCCCCGGGCGTGGTCCGGATCACGGCCGGCAACTACGGCGGCAAGCTCGGCAAGCACCATTTCCACCTGTGCCGCCTGCTCGGCTGA
- a CDS encoding formylmethanofuran dehydrogenase subunit C: MHTHVKLTLRTPPDLPVEAQSLLPENVAGKGRAAIEALALLVGNRPATVADFFDVEVLREAPADGAAAGAGDETTLHLRGDLSRFKHIGEGMAAGRLVVDGPVGFHAGAFMAGGTLTINGDAGDYLGAHMSGGRITVRGAAGHAVGAAYRGYVCGMTGGVICVHGDVGHLAGARMRRGLVAVRGDCGDLAAYGMRAGTVVVGGRCLARAGANMVRGTVILLAPPEALMPTFRYNCAYRPGFWPILHASLVAAGLDLPAGPQAVFESHGGDLNEGGRGEILVCRSAN; the protein is encoded by the coding sequence ATGCACACACACGTCAAACTGACCCTGCGCACGCCCCCGGACCTGCCGGTGGAGGCGCAGTCCCTGCTGCCGGAAAACGTCGCCGGCAAGGGCCGGGCCGCCATCGAGGCCTTGGCGCTGCTCGTGGGCAACCGCCCGGCCACCGTGGCCGACTTCTTCGACGTCGAGGTCCTTCGGGAAGCCCCGGCCGACGGGGCGGCCGCCGGGGCGGGCGACGAAACGACGCTGCACCTGCGCGGCGACCTGTCCCGGTTCAAGCACATCGGCGAGGGGATGGCCGCCGGCCGCCTTGTCGTCGACGGCCCGGTGGGTTTCCACGCCGGCGCCTTCATGGCCGGCGGAACCCTGACCATAAACGGCGACGCCGGCGACTACCTGGGCGCCCACATGAGCGGCGGGCGCATCACCGTACGGGGGGCGGCCGGCCACGCCGTGGGTGCGGCCTATCGCGGCTATGTCTGCGGCATGACCGGTGGTGTGATCTGCGTCCACGGCGACGTCGGCCACCTGGCCGGCGCGCGCATGCGGCGGGGACTCGTGGCCGTGCGCGGCGACTGCGGCGACCTGGCGGCCTACGGCATGCGGGCCGGCACCGTGGTCGTCGGCGGCCGGTGCCTGGCCCGGGCCGGAGCGAACATGGTGCGGGGCACGGTGATCCTGCTTGCGCCGCCGGAGGCGCTCATGCCCACCTTCCGCTACAACTGCGCCTATCGTCCGGGCTTTTGGCCCATTTTGCACGCCTCCCTGGTCGCGGCGGGCCTGGATCTTCCGGCGGGCCCGCAAGCCGTGTTCGAAAGCCATGGCGGCGACCTCAACGAGGGAGGAAGAGGGGAGATACTGGTATGTCGGAGCGCGAACTGA
- a CDS encoding DUF447 domain-containing protein: MPLPPSLGLRHGFIYEVAATTLGAPGPHAAPIGVATPDGVVLRAELYKGSTTLANILDNGVAGLNFLPEAALLHQALHHRDELRFETPAPQAGEPSPAVPFLTGADAWLELCRVRIEDAGRMVRLEASPGRFRAFGPVRLINRAEGLLLESLVLSTRLRLLPPEVVAAQLRENARVIAKVAPGSAQAAAMGDLLDVLGLSS, translated from the coding sequence ATGCCCCTCCCGCCAAGCCTGGGCCTTCGCCACGGCTTCATCTACGAGGTCGCGGCCACCACCCTGGGGGCGCCTGGCCCCCACGCCGCGCCCATCGGCGTCGCCACGCCCGACGGGGTCGTCCTTCGGGCCGAACTCTACAAGGGTTCGACCACCCTGGCCAACATCCTGGACAACGGCGTCGCGGGCCTCAACTTCCTCCCCGAGGCGGCCCTGCTGCACCAGGCCCTGCACCACCGCGACGAGCTGCGGTTCGAGACGCCCGCGCCCCAGGCCGGCGAGCCTTCGCCGGCGGTCCCGTTCCTGACCGGCGCCGACGCCTGGCTGGAGCTGTGCCGGGTGCGGATCGAGGATGCCGGCCGGATGGTTCGCCTGGAGGCCTCGCCGGGCCGCTTTCGGGCCTTTGGCCCCGTGCGCCTGATCAACCGGGCCGAGGGGCTCCTGCTCGAAAGCCTGGTACTCTCCACCCGCCTGCGCCTGCTGCCGCCGGAGGTCGTGGCCGCGCAACTGCGGGAAAACGCCCGGGTCATCGCCAAGGTGGCGCCGGGCTCCGCCCAGGCGGCGGCCATGGGCGATCTCCTCGACGTGCTGGGCCTGTCTTCCTGA
- the afpA gene encoding archaeoflavoprotein AfpA, whose protein sequence is MKFVWALTGAGDLMPEIVSVMEELAGQGGLEITAVLSRAAEQVVKWYRLKDRLEGLAAKVLVEKDANNPFVVGPLQTGHYDFLLVAPVTANTAAKIAHGIADSLVSNAVAQINKTAIPAYLLPVDQHPGTTTTVLPDGSPLSLRIREVDIANVEAIRRMEGLVVLSRPGDIREVVARHRNRA, encoded by the coding sequence ATGAAATTCGTCTGGGCGCTGACCGGGGCGGGCGACCTCATGCCCGAGATCGTTTCGGTGATGGAGGAGCTGGCCGGGCAGGGGGGCCTGGAGATCACGGCCGTGCTGTCCCGGGCCGCCGAACAGGTGGTCAAGTGGTACAGGCTCAAGGACCGGCTGGAGGGGCTGGCGGCCAAGGTGCTCGTGGAAAAGGACGCCAACAACCCCTTTGTCGTCGGCCCGCTCCAGACGGGGCACTACGACTTCCTGCTGGTCGCGCCCGTGACGGCCAACACGGCGGCCAAGATCGCCCACGGCATCGCCGACAGCCTGGTGTCCAACGCCGTGGCCCAGATCAACAAGACGGCCATCCCGGCCTATCTGCTCCCCGTGGACCAGCACCCGGGCACGACCACCACCGTCCTGCCCGACGGCTCGCCCCTGAGCCTGCGCATCCGCGAGGTGGACATCGCCAACGTGGAAGCCATCCGGCGCATGGAGGGCCTCGTCGTCCTCTCGCGTCCCGGAGACATCCGCGAGGTCGTGGCCAGGCACCGAAACCGCGCCTGA
- a CDS encoding RimK family alpha-L-glutamate ligase yields the protein MNAVILGKRGGKHVALLQAALAKRGIDAPCHPITRLLARPGGTPSLASVDRDGEANRLDEADVVFVRALPAGSLEQVVFRVNALHRLEREGRRIVNPPFAIEHCACKYFALSRLARAGLPVPQTVVTERFEQAMAAFDELGGDVVVKPLFGAEGRGLLRVSDPDLAYRTFKAFEQCHFVYYLQRYIPHGREDYRVFVVGGEAVGAMRRVGQGWKTNVSLGARPEACALDTALRDLALRAARAFEADYLGVDILPHEDGGVSVIEVNAIPAWTGLKQATGLDAAELLVDYVLSGERRRP from the coding sequence ATGAACGCCGTCATCCTCGGCAAACGGGGCGGCAAGCACGTGGCCCTGCTCCAGGCCGCCCTGGCCAAGCGGGGCATCGACGCCCCCTGCCATCCCATCACCCGCCTGCTCGCCCGGCCGGGCGGCACGCCGTCCCTGGCCAGCGTGGACCGCGACGGCGAGGCCAACCGGCTCGACGAGGCCGATGTGGTCTTCGTGCGCGCCCTGCCGGCCGGGTCCCTGGAACAGGTCGTCTTCCGGGTCAACGCCCTGCACCGCCTGGAGCGCGAAGGCCGGCGCATCGTCAACCCGCCCTTTGCCATCGAGCACTGCGCCTGCAAGTATTTCGCCCTAAGCCGCCTGGCCCGGGCCGGCCTGCCCGTCCCCCAAACCGTCGTCACCGAGCGCTTCGAGCAGGCCATGGCCGCCTTTGACGAGCTCGGCGGCGACGTGGTGGTCAAGCCGCTTTTCGGCGCCGAGGGCCGGGGCCTGCTGCGCGTCTCCGACCCCGACCTGGCCTACCGGACCTTCAAGGCCTTCGAGCAGTGCCACTTCGTGTACTACCTGCAACGCTACATCCCCCACGGCCGGGAGGACTACCGGGTGTTCGTGGTCGGCGGCGAGGCCGTGGGGGCCATGCGCCGGGTGGGCCAGGGCTGGAAGACCAACGTGTCCCTGGGCGCCCGGCCCGAGGCCTGCGCCCTGGACACGGCCCTGCGCGACCTGGCCCTGCGGGCGGCCCGGGCCTTCGAGGCGGACTACCTGGGCGTCGACATCCTGCCCCACGAGGACGGCGGCGTCTCGGTCATCGAGGTCAACGCCATCCCGGCCTGGACCGGGCTCAAACAGGCCACGGGCCTGGACGCGGCCGAGTTGCTGGTGGATTATGTCCTGTCCGGCGAGAGGCGGCGGCCATGA
- a CDS encoding beta-ribofuranosylaminobenzene 5'-phosphate synthase family protein, with amino-acid sequence MRVTVTAYARLHLGFLNVDESLGWVHGSLGVGLDTPRIRIVAEPAETFGVTGEQADKVARYAERLGAALGTAWPARLRVEEAIAEHSGLGSGTQWALAVGTALTRLRGTPMAPRELAALLGRGMRSGIGVASFEAGGCVMEAGHLRRRPDEPVRPSAVVLRRDFPAGWRFVLVMPEAGPGLSGQAERDAFAGLGETAGIADAVCRIVLLRLLPALIEEDIVAFGRAISDLDRHTGLFFKQAQGGVYRDAGGEIVEGLLSAGAYGVGQSSWGPCLYALVDDANEAGVVAAARAQLAETGTPGGVFVARARNTGADVVVED; translated from the coding sequence ATGCGCGTGACCGTCACGGCCTATGCCAGGCTGCACCTGGGGTTTCTCAACGTGGACGAATCCCTGGGCTGGGTCCACGGCAGCCTCGGGGTGGGCCTGGATACGCCCCGGATTCGGATCGTGGCCGAACCGGCCGAAACGTTTGGCGTCACAGGCGAGCAGGCCGACAAGGTGGCGCGCTATGCCGAGCGGCTGGGCGCGGCCCTGGGCACGGCCTGGCCGGCCCGACTGCGGGTGGAGGAGGCCATTGCCGAGCATTCGGGCCTGGGCTCGGGCACGCAATGGGCGCTGGCCGTGGGCACGGCGCTCACCCGCCTGCGCGGCACGCCCATGGCCCCGCGCGAGCTGGCGGCGCTGCTTGGGCGGGGCATGCGTTCGGGCATCGGCGTGGCCAGCTTCGAGGCCGGGGGCTGCGTCATGGAGGCCGGCCACCTGCGGCGCCGCCCCGACGAGCCGGTCCGGCCGTCGGCCGTGGTGCTGCGGCGCGATTTCCCCGCCGGCTGGCGCTTCGTCCTGGTCATGCCCGAGGCCGGGCCGGGGCTGTCCGGCCAGGCCGAGCGGGATGCCTTCGCCGGACTTGGCGAAACGGCCGGCATCGCCGACGCCGTTTGCCGCATCGTCCTGTTGCGGCTGTTGCCGGCCCTGATCGAGGAGGACATCGTCGCCTTCGGCCGGGCGATCAGCGACCTCGACCGGCACACCGGGCTTTTTTTCAAGCAGGCCCAGGGCGGCGTCTACCGCGACGCGGGCGGGGAGATCGTCGAGGGGTTGCTTTCGGCCGGGGCGTATGGCGTGGGCCAGAGCTCCTGGGGGCCGTGCCTGTACGCCCTGGTCGACGACGCCAACGAGGCCGGCGTGGTGGCGGCCGCCCGGGCGCAACTCGCGGAAACGGGCACGCCCGGCGGCGTGTTCGTGGCCAGGGCCCGCAATACCGGCGCCGACGTGGTGGTGGAGGACTGA
- the fdhD gene encoding formate dehydrogenase accessory sulfurtransferase FdhD, with protein sequence MSERELMSGPGLAGVLGGVVPRPVRKVSGPRVCIGEALVAEEYPLTILVGDGEWATLYCSPGYERFLVLGHLAGEGVIAAADDVAGLEIDTVAGLARVELRHDARPPGVAAEPRDRRGQSAPARRIQSRLRLTRDEIRRYARTLEDLSVTYRLTGGVHNGVLFDHGREVCFHQDIGRHNVLDKLHGQCLAEGMPMDNLVLSFSGRVSSEVVAKLGRMGLPVIIARSAPTSLALDMAHELGLTVVAFARGGRCNVYTHAQRVLS encoded by the coding sequence ATGTCGGAGCGCGAACTGATGTCGGGTCCGGGCTTGGCCGGCGTCCTGGGCGGGGTCGTCCCGCGGCCGGTGAGGAAGGTGAGCGGTCCCCGGGTGTGCATCGGCGAGGCCCTGGTGGCCGAGGAGTACCCCTTGACGATCCTTGTGGGCGACGGGGAATGGGCCACCTTGTATTGTTCGCCGGGGTACGAACGCTTCCTGGTGCTGGGCCATCTGGCCGGTGAGGGCGTCATCGCCGCCGCCGACGACGTGGCCGGCCTGGAGATCGATACCGTCGCGGGCCTGGCCCGGGTCGAACTGCGCCACGATGCCCGGCCGCCCGGGGTCGCGGCCGAACCGCGCGACAGGCGAGGCCAATCCGCGCCGGCCCGGCGCATCCAGAGCCGGCTGCGCCTGACCCGGGACGAGATCCGGCGCTACGCCCGGACCCTGGAGGACCTGTCCGTGACCTATCGCCTGACCGGCGGCGTGCACAACGGGGTCCTGTTCGACCACGGCCGGGAGGTCTGCTTCCACCAGGACATCGGACGCCACAACGTCCTGGACAAGCTCCACGGCCAGTGCCTGGCCGAGGGCATGCCCATGGACAACCTCGTCCTGTCCTTTTCCGGGCGCGTTTCCTCGGAGGTGGTGGCCAAGCTCGGCCGGATGGGCCTGCCGGTGATCATCGCCCGCTCGGCGCCGACCAGCCTGGCCCTGGACATGGCCCACGAACTGGGGCTGACCGTCGTGGCCTTCGCCAGGGGCGGGCGTTGCAACGTCTATACCCATGCCCAGCGGGTGCTGTCGTGA
- the mch gene encoding methenyltetrahydromethanopterin cyclohydrolase, whose product MSTIALNERSLHLVRRLLADQAGLDVTASALPGGAVVVDAGIAVAGSLEAGRLVAEICLGGLGHVAFCDIRLDGLSLPGLRVDVSRPELACMASQYAGWAISLTDPADASRFFAMGSGPARALYRGEAIFGGIAHTETSTNAVLVLEGRQPPTAAVAAMIAKACDVAESELFLVVAPTASLVGSVQIAARVVETGMHKLHALGFPLDAVLSGSGTCPLAPVAADDLAAIGRTNDAVLYGGQSWYTVDCDDAAIEAVIDKVPACASRDYGRLFVDLFKRYEGDFYKIDPLLFSPARVCLTNVRTGRNFLAGATAPGLLRQSFGL is encoded by the coding sequence TTGTCCACAATCGCGCTCAATGAACGTTCCCTGCACCTGGTGCGGCGGCTGCTCGCCGACCAGGCCGGCCTCGACGTGACCGCCTCCGCCTTGCCCGGCGGCGCCGTGGTGGTGGACGCCGGCATCGCCGTGGCCGGCTCTCTGGAAGCCGGCCGGCTCGTGGCCGAAATCTGCCTGGGGGGCCTTGGCCACGTGGCCTTTTGCGACATCCGCCTGGATGGCCTGAGCCTGCCGGGGCTGCGCGTGGACGTCAGCCGCCCCGAACTGGCCTGCATGGCCTCGCAGTACGCCGGCTGGGCCATCTCGCTGACCGACCCGGCCGACGCCTCGCGCTTTTTCGCCATGGGCTCGGGGCCGGCCCGGGCCCTGTACCGGGGCGAGGCGATCTTCGGGGGTATCGCCCATACGGAAACCTCGACCAACGCCGTCCTGGTCCTGGAAGGCCGCCAGCCGCCCACCGCGGCCGTGGCGGCCATGATCGCCAAGGCCTGCGACGTGGCCGAATCCGAGCTGTTCCTCGTCGTCGCCCCCACGGCCAGCCTGGTCGGCTCGGTCCAGATCGCGGCCCGGGTGGTGGAAACCGGCATGCACAAGCTCCATGCGCTCGGCTTCCCCCTGGATGCCGTCCTGTCCGGCTCCGGCACCTGCCCCCTGGCCCCGGTGGCCGCCGACGACCTCGCGGCCATCGGCCGCACCAACGACGCCGTGCTCTACGGCGGCCAGTCCTGGTACACCGTGGACTGCGACGACGCGGCCATCGAGGCCGTCATCGACAAGGTGCCCGCCTGCGCCTCCCGGGACTACGGCAGGCTGTTCGTCGATCTTTTCAAACGCTACGAGGGGGATTTCTACAAGATCGACCCCCTGCTGTTCAGCCCGGCCAGGGTCTGCCTCACCAACGTCCGCACCGGCCGGAACTTCCTGGCCGGGGCGACCGCCCCCGGGCTGCTGCGCCAATCCTTCGGCCTATGA
- a CDS encoding HisA/HisF-related TIM barrel protein, with product MTAPARPRLVPVLDILDGVVVQAVRGERQRYRPVRSRLVEGAAPLAVARALFDVTRAEALYIADLDAILGRGGNVTAVSALSEALGCAVWVDGGVADAAGARAVLACGAARVVVGTECLEGLDALAGIVAAAGRERLVVSLDVLGGRLLSRAPELSGLEPLAGLRRLAGLGCDRFILLTLDGVGTGGGPDWRLLEPARRLFPEAAFWGGGGVRGPADLRRAAALGLDGMLVGTALHQGWIGAADLAAMGYREEAAWDRAEGGRA from the coding sequence GTGACGGCGCCGGCCAGGCCGCGCCTGGTGCCTGTCCTGGACATCCTGGACGGCGTCGTGGTCCAGGCCGTGCGGGGCGAACGCCAGCGCTACCGGCCGGTGCGAAGCCGCCTCGTCGAGGGGGCGGCGCCGCTTGCCGTGGCCAGGGCTCTTTTTGACGTGACGCGGGCCGAGGCGCTCTATATCGCCGACCTGGACGCCATTTTGGGACGGGGCGGCAACGTGACTGCCGTGAGCGCCCTGTCCGAGGCGCTCGGCTGCGCGGTGTGGGTGGACGGCGGGGTGGCCGACGCGGCCGGAGCGCGGGCCGTGCTGGCCTGCGGGGCGGCGCGGGTGGTGGTCGGCACGGAGTGCCTGGAAGGGCTCGACGCCCTGGCCGGCATCGTTGCCGCCGCGGGCCGGGAGCGGCTGGTGGTGAGCCTGGACGTGCTGGGCGGGCGGCTTCTTTCCCGGGCGCCGGAACTGTCCGGCCTGGAGCCTTTGGCGGGGCTGCGAAGGCTGGCCGGGCTCGGCTGCGACCGGTTCATCCTGCTGACCCTGGACGGCGTGGGCACGGGCGGCGGCCCGGACTGGCGCTTGCTCGAGCCGGCGCGACGGCTGTTCCCGGAAGCGGCGTTCTGGGGCGGGGGCGGGGTGCGGGGGCCGGCCGATCTGCGCCGGGCGGCCGCGCTCGGGCTTGACGGGATGCTCGTGGGCACGGCCCTGCACCAGGGCTGGATCGGGGCCGCCGACCTGGCGGCAATGGGCTATCGGGAGGAAGCGGCCTGGGACCGGGCCGAAGGAGGGCGCGCATGA
- a CDS encoding (5-formylfuran-3-yl)methyl phosphate synthase: MRLLVSVVREEEVAAAVAGGADIVDVKNPAEGGLGAAEPGRVGRVRALTPAAVPVSAAIGDAPMLPGTMALAALGAATCGADYVKVGLYGPRDAVEAEALLGAVCRAVALHSPRTRVMAAGYADARAFGAVAPGDVPAVAARAGAHGCMLDTLAKDGRCLFDFLDTPSLAAFVGQCRDKGLTSALAGSLRLCHAPLLARLRPDIVGVRSAVCQGDRTNGLVSAPAVARLRAALAAGAGG, from the coding sequence ATGCGGCTTTTGGTGAGTGTGGTGCGCGAGGAGGAGGTCGCGGCCGCCGTGGCCGGCGGGGCGGACATCGTGGACGTGAAAAACCCGGCCGAGGGCGGTCTGGGCGCGGCCGAGCCCGGCCGCGTCGGCCGCGTCCGGGCGCTCACCCCGGCCGCCGTGCCGGTCAGCGCGGCCATCGGCGACGCGCCCATGCTGCCCGGGACCATGGCCCTGGCCGCCCTGGGCGCGGCCACGTGCGGCGCGGACTACGTCAAGGTGGGCCTTTACGGTCCCCGGGACGCCGTCGAGGCCGAGGCCCTGCTCGGTGCCGTGTGCCGGGCCGTTGCGCTGCACTCCCCGCGAACCCGGGTCATGGCGGCGGGCTACGCCGACGCCCGGGCCTTCGGGGCCGTGGCGCCCGGGGACGTGCCGGCCGTGGCCGCCCGGGCCGGGGCCCACGGCTGCATGCTCGACACCCTGGCCAAGGACGGCCGCTGTTTGTTCGATTTCCTCGATACGCCCAGCCTTGCGGCCTTCGTGGGCCAGTGCCGGGACAAGGGGCTGACGAGCGCCCTGGCCGGAAGCCTGCGGCTTTGCCATGCGCCGCTGTTGGCGCGGCTGCGGCCGGACATCGTCGGCGTGCGTTCGGCCGTGTGCCAGGGCGACCGGACGAACGGCCTGGTCTCGGCCCCGGCCGTGGCCCGGTTGCGGGCGGCGCTGGCCGCAGGGGCGGGCGGTTAG
- a CDS encoding hydantoinase/oxoprolinase family protein: MRTNLRLGGFDVGGANVKAVRLDRLAGEADTWRAASLPLAVWREPDRLETVLAAVGQRLHLDGADALALTMTAELADAFHTKREGVAFVCRAVARVFPELSVRALSLSGRDWFPLERVFEAPLDFAANNWLASALYVAARHDDALFVDIGSTTTDIIPIRSGRVAARGLTDTQRLTHGELVYTGILRTNPNTLAATVPVAGLPCRTAAEHFATMADVHLLLGHITTADYTCPTADGRGTTPGEAAARLARLVCADAESLSPAAIRGLAASLCERQLATITEGVLQVLSAQDAPAAPPLLAAGSGAFLVRELGRRLGLAVLDPLTPPDPAALAVLPALAAASLLADRLEKDL, translated from the coding sequence GTGAGAACGAACCTGCGCCTGGGCGGCTTCGATGTCGGCGGGGCCAACGTCAAGGCCGTGCGCCTGGACCGCCTGGCCGGGGAGGCCGACACCTGGCGGGCGGCGTCCCTGCCTTTGGCGGTCTGGCGCGAGCCCGACCGGCTGGAAACCGTGCTGGCCGCGGTCGGGCAGCGCTTGCACCTGGACGGCGCCGACGCCCTGGCCCTGACCATGACCGCCGAGCTGGCCGACGCGTTTCACACCAAGCGCGAGGGGGTCGCCTTCGTCTGCCGGGCCGTGGCCCGAGTGTTTCCCGAGTTGTCCGTGCGGGCCCTGTCCCTGTCCGGCCGGGACTGGTTTCCCCTGGAACGGGTCTTCGAGGCGCCGCTCGATTTCGCGGCCAACAACTGGCTGGCCTCGGCCCTCTACGTCGCCGCCCGCCACGACGACGCCCTGTTCGTGGATATCGGCAGCACCACCACGGACATCATCCCCATCCGCAGCGGCCGGGTGGCCGCCAGGGGGCTGACGGACACCCAGCGGCTGACCCACGGCGAGCTCGTCTACACCGGCATCCTGCGCACCAACCCCAACACCCTGGCGGCCACCGTACCCGTGGCCGGCCTGCCCTGCCGCACGGCGGCGGAACACTTCGCCACCATGGCCGACGTCCATCTGCTGCTCGGGCACATCACGACCGCCGACTACACCTGTCCCACGGCCGACGGCCGGGGGACGACCCCGGGCGAAGCGGCCGCACGCCTGGCCCGTCTGGTCTGCGCCGATGCCGAGTCCCTTTCCCCGGCGGCCATCCGGGGGCTGGCCGCCTCCCTGTGCGAGCGGCAGTTGGCGACGATCACCGAAGGCGTGCTGCAGGTGCTCTCGGCCCAGGATGCGCCGGCCGCGCCGCCGCTTCTGGCCGCCGGTTCCGGTGCCTTCCTGGTCCGGGAACTGGGGCGGCGGCTGGGGCTGGCCGTCCTCGATCCGCTGACGCCGCCCGATCCGGCGGCCCTGGCCGTGCTGCCGGCCCTGGCCGCCGCCTCCCTGCTGGCCGACCGGCTGGAAAAGGACCTCTAA
- a CDS encoding ATP-grasp domain-containing protein, translating to MTAPRTVLVHEYVTGGGWARLPDTPGLAGLGETILRAVLADLRAFGPARLITTTDDRLPLPDLEADTIVRLTPDSHAAGFAALAARAEAVLVVAPEEGGILADLSQTALAAGARLLGSLPEGVRAAGDKWACHQLLREAGLPLPEAVPAAPGQAGRAAREVGFPLVAKLVDGQGGGGVCLARDAAELDAALALLGKDVPLVLERYHDGTHASVSVMAAASGAVPLCLNGQDIRPGIPFAYRGGVTPLNHPAAPAALSLAVEAVRAIPGLRGFVGVDMVLIGQGCRIIEVNPRVTVAYAGVRQVIEGNLARAITEACLDDILPTSLETRGRVTFGPREAV from the coding sequence ATGACCGCGCCGCGCACCGTCCTGGTCCACGAATACGTGACCGGCGGCGGCTGGGCACGGCTCCCGGACACGCCGGGCCTGGCCGGCCTGGGGGAAACCATCCTGCGGGCGGTCCTGGCCGACCTGCGCGCCTTCGGCCCGGCCCGGCTCATCACCACCACCGACGACCGCCTTCCCCTGCCCGACCTGGAGGCGGACACCATCGTCCGCCTTACCCCCGACAGCCACGCCGCCGGCTTTGCCGCCCTGGCGGCCAGGGCCGAGGCGGTGCTGGTCGTCGCCCCGGAGGAGGGCGGCATCCTGGCGGATTTGAGCCAAACGGCCCTGGCCGCCGGGGCGCGCCTGCTCGGCAGCCTGCCTGAGGGCGTGCGCGCCGCCGGGGACAAATGGGCCTGCCACCAGTTGTTGCGTGAGGCCGGCCTGCCCCTGCCCGAGGCCGTGCCGGCCGCGCCCGGCCAGGCGGGCCGGGCGGCCCGGGAGGTGGGTTTTCCCCTGGTGGCCAAGCTCGTGGACGGCCAGGGTGGGGGCGGCGTCTGCCTGGCCCGGGACGCGGCCGAACTGGATGCCGCCCTGGCCCTGCTCGGGAAAGACGTGCCGCTTGTCCTCGAACGCTACCACGACGGGACCCACGCCAGCGTCTCGGTCATGGCCGCCGCCAGCGGCGCGGTCCCCCTTTGCCTCAACGGCCAGGACATCCGGCCGGGCATTCCCTTCGCCTACCGGGGCGGGGTCACGCCCCTTAACCATCCGGCGGCGCCGGCCGCCCTGTCGCTCGCCGTGGAAGCGGTGCGGGCCATCCCGGGCCTTCGCGGCTTCGTCGGCGTGGACATGGTGCTGATCGGCCAGGGCTGCCGCATCATCGAGGTCAATCCCCGGGTCACGGTGGCCTACGCCGGGGTGCGCCAGGTCATCGAAGGCAATCTGGCCCGGGCCATCACCGAAGCCTGCCTGGACGACATCCTGCCAACGAGCCTGGAAACACGGGGCCGGGTCACCTTCGGCCCCAGGGAGGCGGTGTGA